One Catharus ustulatus isolate bCatUst1 chromosome 2, bCatUst1.pri.v2, whole genome shotgun sequence genomic window carries:
- the GCC2 gene encoding GRIP and coiled-coil domain-containing protein 2 translates to MTEAEAARGGCSGAGSGCGAAISPPLQPAGPAMEVQDAGQEMVASSGTPGSGKSKLDTLPKEDLIKFAKKQMMLLQKVKSRCAELEKEIEELKSKAATEGADDIIQALTERLDVVLLEKAESQQQCIALKKENIQIKQEAEAAVAKTEELQKQLEQSRIDSLEEIKALKSELANAQCKHDEDLKKLEVELDEQVKKQMELVEQVEFYSNNQKEVKRLQDDVQRIKSTYEEQILSLNKQLEAVEEDKNKEVTNLQETIKSNSQCYHNEIKNLNEELKKLKTAHQEEVSELMHQIEISSQEKEEKQNQINQLQHSLAEKNAKDEMRAQTDQREYDLEQLREVLNKNLENKVDVTDAQEEPCVEAKMEEKVRYLEHSLEELQSQHSILKDELTYMSNVKIKLEEEIHRMKDEYFHEREDLDFKINELQLAKEDYCCVIEKLKLDLHAAGQHYETAAKEHKLEIQTLKDQHKREITELNETLLSGSEKKQMALVFENQELREQLEKQTQEREEAVSNYNSLRETMETLQAELGESAGKISQEFESMKQQQASDVSQLQQRLRASFNERDVLLENVNSLQEKLSSCQSNIEELECKIITLQEDNSTTKSSIDQKEITIRELEEKIIALTDENRDILNDVKHLNEERVTLQETCKQEQVKIQELQQEVDVANQYNNDLKQKVEELTERLNETLTSKSENAQMLEQLEKQIESLVRDKEQLSSEVYALREENKKLVQEKGELSEELGKTTSEKDGCLLLKEQSENLEKKLQMMTAEKDQISTLLENEQAHTSLVRTQLYHLLEQVGFSISDSSEEYDSLNLLKIANEYLSKIKEEQCLALQKEEEVISLRREVERLEEENAAQHREHRSLIQDFEQEKNLLRDELEGVLSEKEALQHDIQELRNASEKTRIENQDLLANTEEISQKLALYESQIQELQKGSERQDDLNFILEQKETELRNVKDELSSLKNLMETMTEKTDQQSSVAELQEKIGMLEKESAEKGEKLNKIKVVAVKAKKELDASRKEMQTLKEELELVQSEKDQLSASMKDVIQGAESYKNLLMEYDKQGEQLDSEKGRANNLERQIEDLTKQLQVSSEQHDQLRSTNEDLLARVETLQNNAKLLETQILEIQRAKAKADKELEAEKLLREQKTKEHSVAVREMEELQMQLQKEKKHLQKTMQELELARKDAQKSTLMDMEIADYERLVKELNQKITDKDSRIEDLEQETGIQKQKQETLQEEIKSLQSTMQQDEERNAKIKQLLVKTKKELADSKQAESDHLVLQASLKGELEASQQQVEAFKIQVAVLTSEKHKVQEQLRTSSEQHQRTMSACQQKIAALQEECRAAQAEQAAVTSEFESYKVRVHNVLKQQKNKSAARTESEGAKQEREQLEMVIDQLKVKLQEAQHNSQMNASELQTLQSEHDTLLERHNKMLQETVAKEAELREKLCTIQSENMVIKTEHAQALSQLTAQNEALRNSFRDQVRNLQEEHRKTVETLQQQLSRVEAQLFQLKSDPSTRGPTISNPATKSLRERRNTDLPVLDVHTVAREEGEGMETTDTESVSSASTYVQSLEQLLNSSEAKPEPSQWQADLSKDELIQKLNTTTKSADHLNELLRESEATNAILMEQIKLLKNEIRRLERNQEREKSVANLEYLKNVLLQFIFLKSGSEKERLLPVIDTMLQLSPEEKGKLVAIAQGEEESTSRPSGWASYLHSWSGLR, encoded by the exons ATGACGGAGGCGGAAGCGGCTCGGGGAGGATGTAGCGGCGCTGGCAGCGGCTGTGGCGCCGCGATCTCCCCGCCCCTGCAGCCGGCCGGCCCCGCCATGGAG GTTCAAGATGCTGGGCAGGAGATGGTGGCATCTTCTGGCACACCAGGATCAGGCAAATCAAAG CTGGACACGTTACCCAAAGAAGACCTCATCAAGTTTGCAAAAAAGCAAATGATGCTTTTACAGAAAGTGAAGTCAAGATGTGCAG aGCTGGAGAAAGAAATTGAAGAACTCAAATCTAAAGCAGCTACTGAAGGAGCAGATGATATTATTCAG GCTCTCACAGAAAGGCTGGATGTTGTGCTTCTGGAAAAAGCTGAAAGTCAGCAGCAGTGCATAgctctgaaaaaagaaaatattcaaataaagcAAGAAGCAGAG GCTGCAGTGGCTAAAACAGAAGAATTGCAGAAGCAACTAGAACAATCCAGAATTGACTctctggaagaaataaaagctctGAAGAGTGAATTAGCAAATGCACAATGCAAGCACGATGAAGATTTAAAAAAGCTGGAGGTGGAATTAGATgaacaagtgaaaaaacaaatgGAACTGGTGGAACAGGTTGAATTTTACAGTAATAAccaaaaagaagttaaaagatTACAAGATGATGTCCAAAGAATTAAATCTACTTATGAGGAGCAAATTTTGTCTCTGAATAAGCAGTTGGAAGCTGTGgaagaagacaaaaacaaagaagtGACAAATCTGCAAGAAACTATTAAAAGCAACTCTCAGTGTTAccataatgaaataaaaaatctgaatgaagagcttaaaaaactaaaaactgCCCATCAGGAAGAGGTATCAGAACTAATGCATCAGATTGAAATATCATctcaagaaaaggaagaaaagcaaaatcaaataAATCAGTTACAGCACAGTTTGGCAGAGAAAAATGCCAAGGATGAAATGCGTGCTCAGACTGATCAGCGTGAATATGACttggagcagctcagagaagtcttaaataaaaatttagaaaacaagGTAGATGTTACAGATGCACAAGAAGAACCTTGTGTAGAagcaaaaatggaagaaaaagttAGGTACCTGGAGCATAGTTTAGAAGAACTCCAGTCCCAACATAGTATATTAAAAGATGAGTTAACTTATATGAGCAATGTAAAGATAAAACTGGAAGAGGAAATCCATCGTATGAAGGATGAGTACTTTCATGAGCGGGAAGACTTGGACTTTAAGATAAATGAATTGCAGCTTGCTAAAGAAGATTACTGCTGTGTAATTGAAAAACTAAAATTGGATCTTCATGCAGCAGGACAGCACTATGAAACTGCTGCAAAAGAGCACAAATTAGAGATTCAGACTCTGAAAGATCAACACAAGAGAGAAATTACTGAACTAAATGAAACTTTATTATCTGGTtctgaaaaaaagcagatgGCATTAGTTTTTGAAAATCAGGAACTTAGAGAACAACTTGAAAAGCAAACTCAGGAGAGAGAAGAAGCAGTGTCCAATTACAACAGCCTGAGAGAAACAATGGAAACTCTACAGGCTGAGCTAGGTGAATCTGCTGGAAAGATCAGCCAGGAGTTTGAATCAATGAAACAACAGCAAGCTTCTGATGTCAGTCAACTGCAACAGAGACTCCGGGCTTCTTTCAATGAAAGGGATGTTCTTCTTGAAAATGTAAATAGCCTCCAGGAAAAATTGTCATCTTGTCAGTCAAACATAGAAGAACTTGAATGTAAAATCATTACTCTTCAAGAGGACAATAGCACCACGAAAAGCTCCATTGACCAAAAAGAGATTACTATAAGAGAACTGGAAGAGAAGATCATTGCTCTTACTGATGAAAACAGGGATATTTTAAATGATGTTAAGCACTTGAATGAAGAGAGAGTAACCCTTCAGGAAACTTGCAAGCAAGAACAAGTTAAAATTCAGGAACTTCAGCAAGAGGTAGATGTTGCTAATCAGTACAATAATGACCTGAAGCAAAAGGTAGAGGAGTTAACAGAGAGACTGAATGAAACTTTAACTTCAAAGAGTGAAAATGCTCAAATGCTAGAGCAACTAGAAAAACAGATTGAATCTCTGGTGCGTGATAAAGAGCAGCTTTCATCTGAAGTGTACGCTCTTCGTGAGGAAAATAAGAAACTCGTTCAGGAAAAAGGTGAATTAAGTGAAGAGCTGGGAAAGACTACATCTGAAAAAGATGGTTGCTTATTATTGAAAGAACAGTCTGAAAACTTAGAAAAGAAACTACAAATGATGACTGCAGAAAAAGACCAAATATCAACATTACTTGAAAATGAACAAGCGCACACATCCCTTGTACGAACTCAGCTGTACCACCTACTTGAGCAAGTGGGGTTCAGCATTTCAGATTCTAGTGAAGAATATGATTCTCTTAACTtgttaaaaattgcaaatgaatATTTGTCAAAAATTAAAGAAGAGCAGTGCCTTGCTCTACAAAAAGAGGAGGAAGTAATTAGTTTGCGGCGAGAAGTTGAGAGATTAGAGGAAGAAAATGCGGCTCAGCACAGAGAACATAGATCCCTGATTCAGGAttttgaacaagaaaaaaatctcttgagAGACGAACTGGAAGGAGTGTTGTCTGAAAAAGAAGCACTTCAACATGATATCCAGGAGCTGAGGAATGCCAGTGAAAAAACAAGGATTGAAAATCAAGATCTTTTAGCTAATACTGAAGAGATCAGTCAAAAACTTGCTCTCTATGAAAGTCAAATACAAGAACTGCAAAAAGGATCTGAAAGACAAGACGACTTAAATTTCATTCTGGAACAAAAGGAAACTGAGCTTAGAAATGTGAAAGACGAACTGAGTTCTCTAAAG AATTTAATGGAGACAATGACTGAGAAAACTGATCAACAATCTTCAGTAGCAGAGCTTCAAGAAAAAATTG GGATGCTGGAAAAAGAatctgctgagaaaggagagaagctaaataaaatcaaagtgGTTGCtgtgaaagcaaagaaagaattAGATGCCAGCCGAAAAGAG ATGCAGACTTTGAAGGAAGAGTTGGAGTTGGTTCAATCAGAAAAAGATCAGTTGTCTGCTTCCATGAAAGATGTCATTCAAGGAGCTGAAAGCTATAAG AATCTTTTGATGGAATATGACAAGCAAGGAGAACAGCTGGATTCTGAAAAAGGCAGAGCAAATAATCTTGAACGTCAGATAGAAGACCTCACAAAACAGCTGCAGGTGTCATCTGAGCAG CATGATCAGTTACGCTCCACTAATGAAGACCTCCTGGCTCGTGTTGAAACACTGCAAAATAATGCCAAGCTGCTGGAAACCCAGATACTGGAGATACAAAGAGCCAAAGCAAAGGCTGACAAAGAACTGGAAGCTGAAAAGCTTCtaagagaacagaaaacaaag GAACATAGTGTTGCTGTCCGAGAAATGGAGGAGCTTCAGATGCaacttcagaaggaaaagaaacatctgCAGAAAACTATGCAAGAACTAGAGCTGGCCAGAAAG GATGCCCAAAAGAGTACACTAATGGATATGGAAATAGCTGATTATGAAAGGCTAGTAAAAGAGCTTAATCAGAAGATTACTGATAAGGACAGCAGAATAGAAGATCTTGAGCAAGAAACAGGgattcagaaacagaaacaagagACCCTACAGGAAGAAATAA AGTCACTTCAGTCAACTATGCAACAGGATGAGGAAAGAAATGCCAAGATTAAACAACTCCTGgtgaaaaccaaaaaagaacTGGCTGATTCAAAACAAGCT GAAAGTGACCATCTAGTGTTGCAGGCATCATTGAAAGGGGAACTGGAAGCCAGTCAACAGCAAGTGGAAGCCTTTAAG ATCCAAGTGGCTGTACTGACATCAGAAAAGCATAAAGTTCAGGAACAACTGCGAACATCTTCAGAGCAACACCAGCGTACAATGAGTGCTTGCCAGCAAAAAATTGCAGCCCTGCAAGAAgagtgcagagcagcccag GCGGAACAGGCAGCTGTTACATCTGAATTTGAGAGCTACAAAGTTCGTGTTCATAATGTtctaaaacagcaaaagaataAATCTGCTGCTCGGACAGAATCTGAAGGAGCCAAACAAGAAAG GGAACAGTTGGAAATGGTGATAGATCAACTTAAAGTTAAGCTTCAAGAAGCTCAGCATAATTCACAGATGAATGCATCTGAACTCCAGACATTGCAGTCTGAGCATGACACCCTGCTGGAAAGACACAATAAGATGCTGCAAGAGACTGTTGCAAAAGAAGCAGAACTCCGTGAAAA ACTCTGCACAATACAGTCTGAGAACATGGTCATCAAAACAGAGCACGCCCAGGCATTGAGTCAGTTGACAGCCCAGAATGAAGCTCTCCGGAACAGTTTCAGAGATCAGGTCAGGAACCTGCAAGAAGAGCACAGGAAGACTGTAGAGACACTTCAGCAGCAACTCTCCAGAGTAGAAGCTCAGCTCTTCCAGCTCAAGAGTGACCCAAGCACTAGAG GTCCAACTATTTCAAATCCGGCAACAAAGAGTTTGAGAGAACGGCGGAACACTGACCTTCCTGTCCTCGATGTGCACACTGTTGCtagggaagagggagaaggtATGGAAACAACAGACACAGAGTCTGTCTCCTCAGCCAGCACCTATGTTCAAtccttggagcagctcctgaactCATCAGAAGCAAAGCCTG AACCATCTCAGTGGCAAGCAGATCTCTCCAAGGATGAACTGATTCAGAAGCTAAACACAACAACTAAGAGTGCTGATCACTTGAATGAATTACTTCGTGAATCAGAAGCAACCAATGCAATCCTAATGGAACAAATAAAG CTTCTCAAGAATGAAATAAGAAGATTGGAAAGAAatcaagagagagaaaagtctGTGGCTAATCTAGAGTACTTGAAGAATGTTCTGTTGCAGTTCATATTTCTGAAATCAGGAAGTGAGAaggaacggctgctcccagTAATAGACACCATGttgcagctcagccctgaagAGAAGGGGAAGCTGGTTGCAATTGCCCAAG gTGAAGAAGAGAGTACCTCACGGCCTTCTGGGTGGGCTTCGTACCTCCACAGCTGGTCAGGACTTCGATAA
- the SULT1C4 gene encoding sulfotransferase 1C4 — protein MDKMKDLSLKETIMRSELVEVEGVAITQPIASIWDQVWKFKARPDDVLIATYAKAGTTWTQEIVDMVQHNGDTEKCRRETTYKRHPFLEWFIPEPPSFRYSGVELAEAMPSPRTMKTHLPVQLVPPSFWEQNCKIIYVARNAKDNLVSYYHFHRMNKALPDPGTWEEFVEKFMTGKVLWGSWYDHVKGWWKAKDKHRILYLFYEDMKENPKREIQKIAKFLEKDLSEEILNKIVHNTSFEVMKENPMANYTKDFQGIMDHSVSPFMRKGTVADWKNYFTVAQNEKFDEDYKKKMSDTSLVFRAEL, from the exons ATGgataaaatgaaagatttgaGTCTGAAAGAAACAATTATGCGATCTGAGTTAGTTGAAGTGGAAGGTGTTGCCATCACACAACCAATTGCCAGCATTTGGGACCAAGTGTGGAAGTTCAAAGCCAGGCCTGATGATGTGCTCATCGCAACCTATGCAAAAGCAG GTACTACATGGACACAGGAGATAGTGGATATGGTTCAACACAACGGAGATACTGAGAAGTGCAGACGTGAGACTACTTACAAACGTCACCCTTTCCTTGAGTGGTTTATTCCAGAGCCTCCGTCTTTTCGTTACTCAG GTGTGGAGTTAGCTGAAGCCATGCCATCTCCACGAACAATGAAAACTCATCTGCCCGTGCAGCTGGTGCCTCCATCCTTCTGGGAGCAAAACTGTAAG ATAATCTACGTGGCAAGAAATGCAAAAGACAACCTGGTGTCATACTACCATTTCCACAGAATGAATAAAGCATTGCCTGATCCAGGAACCTGGGAGGAGTTTGTGGAGAAATTCATGACTGGAAAAG TCCTCTGGGGTTCCTGGTATGACCACGTAAAAGGATGGTGGAAGGCAAAAGATAAGCACCGTATTCTTTATCTCTTCTATGAAGATATGAAGGAG AATCCAAAGCGAGAAATTCAGAAGATTGCAAAGTTCCTGGAGAAGGATCTGAGTGAGGAAATTCTAAACAAAATAGTCCACAATACCTCATTTGAGGTAATGAAGGAAAATCCCATGGCAAACTACACTAAAGACTTTCAAGGAATAATGGATCACTCAGTTTCCCCATTCATGAGAAAAG GGACTGTTGCAGACTGGAAGAATTATTTCACTGTGGCACAGAATGAGAAATTTGATGAAGATTACAAGAAGAAGATGTCTGATACCTCTCTTGTTTTTCGTGCAGAATTGTAA